gctaggattttttcttgccagtccggaaagaatttattttaccagacaaatttgaaacttaccggtcactTTTCAATAACAAtctatgttacaaatgcaaatataatttacACCTAGGTTggtgaaagaatgacaacgacctgaaatcagtttgactatttaatgaacagtaatgattaagcaaaacgaacagtgatgattgagcaaaacctcaacattagccgctaaaatgtaggctattacaaaacatccgtaacctgtaacatctgtagcctgtttaaaaaaaggctaggcctacatggcatcaaacgtagcctataggctaccaggtaacattttattttctcctttttttcattgcagcaaagtcctctgctgctgacttgaaatcaaacgtgtctaatgtgtctttgcagcttgcaatgtgtttaagccgcgtcactctctcctcctccagacgacttcgcagcgccgtcttaattcgattctgcaaagagaagcccctctctgctggcacgctgGCACGCTTGGaccagtgtagcccagtcggggtacagctcgctgaactcataaataagcacgttttgctgtcaaaacacaaatgtcatgtttagggatagccttcattatagctacgttttgtatgagcattattactggacTATGAGCAGGATGAATTCTTTCATAACTGAGAGATTTGTGTGGGTCAAATTAAAGTTCAGCATTAAAGCTCAGGTAAGGAACTTATACATGTGTTGTTAGAAAAGCCCTAGCACAAGCCCTAGCCAtagccctagccctaaccctaacacttaCCCTAGTCCTacccttaacccctaacccctaaccatAACGTTAACCTTAACCCTAGCCTTAGCCCTAGCCCTCATCCTtcacccctaaccctaaccctagtgctaaccctaaccctaggCAACACCCTtgccctagccctaaccctaaccctagatCTACCCCTAGCCCTAGCCCTTAACCACTAACctctaacccaaaccctaacctaatctagccctagccctagccctaaccctaaccttaaccctagccctagcccCATCCCTAGCTCAAGTTGGGTgtgacatttaatatttttgttacacTTGACTTAGATTTTCAGCAGCTGAAGAAATACGAAATACTTTGGCTCATATTTGACCTACTGGACTAAATGACAGGTGCAACAAATATTCTATCCTTGCCATCACCTATATCTCAGTCAGCTAATGTAGACTTGAAGTGGTGGAGAAACCATGGCGCGGGCTTGTTTTGCTAAAATATCAATGCAGCCATACGCACTTCTGTTGCAATGTGGGCCACATGGGACTCAGATTGACTTCTCACATCAAATGGGGGTCTGGTGTGGGCTGCCTGAGGCAACTGTACAGTGATTGTGGGTGTGGGCCTGGCTTGACTCACCAGAGCTCAGCGTAGGCCAAGTGTGGGCTGTCTGTGCAGGTCCCGCTCTGTGCCAGCATGGGAATATCCTCCAGGACACACCCATTTGCCCACATTTCCACATGCCAAACGCCATTCAAACATAAATAAGATGAAGAAGTTAAAAGCTCATGTTCATTCTGAAACAAAGCACCCATAGTTGTGAGGggtaacataaaacaataaatctcCTTGcataaaacaacagcaagatGTTTAAAAGTATGTATCATCTCTGCATTCACTTCAGTGATATGTTTGTGTCTCACAGTCAACAGAAACTTCTCAGTTTTAGGTAATTAGTCTGACTAACGCTTGATGGTTCTTTGATGTTCTTGATGGTATTTTCATGTTCCAAATTGTTTCCATATAATAAAACTATTAGGACAAAGTCTTCTGTTCTTCCTCTGTGCTGCCTACAGGTTGTGTtataacaaatattttatttcatgaaacaTTGTTAGAATAGATAGGCTATTTGATGGCTCATCTACATTAATGAAATAGATGTTTGACCTGGAATAACCATAAAACTGATGCAATATTATTCCTGCATGCAGATGAATTCCAGTCTCAGAACGATTATACAACATAACTTGAAAAACCCCGTCCATAAATTTGTACATGGTTTGCACGTGCATGTGCAACTCCTTTTGAGCGTACAACAGCGCGTCTGTTATCCCGTAGGATCATTAGCAAGATTTGGGGTGGCTTGTAACTTTGCGGAGAAAttcagcagcaggaagcagcacaGTGGAAAGAGGGGAGTGATCCGAAAGCAGCACACTCAGTTCACTTCTTCTTACATAGGACTGTATGCCATTGCAGGCTAGCCCCCTCTGCCATTTTTGCAGTTCCATACCACCAGCCAGCAGCAAGCCTacctttattatttatatagtggggcaaaaacaaacaatccaaTGAGTGCAAGACAGTAGACTGACTGCAGCACAGCCTATTCAATTTTCTTCCatggggagaaagagggaataATTAGAGGTGGCTTCTAGAGGTGCCAGTGTGTTCAGAGCTACAGGCACTTCTGTGCTTGCTGTTAAATTGAAGAGGGAAAAATAGCCCATGGGCGGTGTGCTAGGACTGCAGACAGAGCCATACCTAAGCACTTTCTGACATGCAGGGCCTCTCAGTAGGTGATGGCTGTCTTGATCATGTGATGCTGAAGGCCATGTCACCTCCACTCACTACCCACTCAGACTACACTCAGTACCCTAGCAACAACCTCAGAGAGTGCCTAttcctagcaaccacctcagGCTCCATTGTATACAACCTTTTTACAGGCAGCCAGAATGTCAGATCTGGCTCCTTAGCAACAAGCGTGGGATGCGTGAtcgtgtgtgggggggggggggggggggggggggtgctgtgtgcCACATTGCATGCTTCTGCATAGGGGGTCTTCGAGCAACATGTCAAGCCTGCGAATTAAACTCAAATAAGGGGCAGTTGTAAAGCCACGTTCATTCTGGGTGTCGTCCCAATCATCTAGGAAGGGGGTAATGCATCTTCCTTTCAAAGGCAGGATTGAACAGAAAGTTCGTCGTCTCATTCCCACCGATTGCCATGCGCATGaaaagttaataaaaatgaaaagagctgcttttaaaatggtgcAAAGGTATACTTAACCTCAGGATTACTGAGAACACCAGCCAACCATCACAAACATATTCATCTCTTGATAAAATCAGCAGGCTATGCACTGCATTCAGTGTGAAGGCCCAGATATAGATTTTCTTTAAATGCTTCTATTCAAAGGATGGAAGGGGGACAAATACCGGTAGGCTGCCTGGCCGCGATCCAGAGCAGTGACCTTGCAGCACTGCGAACCTGATACTACGCTTCTGCTCCACATTGCCAGAATAGAACAGGCCCTTCTGCAGAATTTCTGCCGGCATTGCATAATGCATTTAGTGCCACGGCCCAGTGCCTAATACAGGCtgtaatgaaaaacagccacCCACAGCCGCGGGCTACATTGTGTCCTCCCACTTATCCCGCTTTCATGCCAGGGAGCGGACCCTCCCTGACGATACCAGTCTTCCAACATCGTGCGACAGCACCAGCTCCCAAGTCTACTGCTGCGACTAAaggacatatacagtatgtcatgatcaccagtgggggaaaaaacagacaagcaatCATTGGTTTAAAAGAAATCAGTcatctttttttactgttaataAGTTATATTAGATggtgtttcatttcaaataccTTGGTCAGGTTTAATCCAGGACTGAATACTAAACTGCGAAAAGATAGTTCACTCAATGCGCGATGAAGGTCATAAGGATTTATGCATgactaaagtttttttttcttcactgatGCCTCGGTTCTGAGATGACAGCTCATCTTGTACGAATTCCTTTTTTCAGAGGCACagtctacttttttttttttttatgagaaacCCAGAATTGACAATGTTGAGTTTCTTGGAAACTGATGCAGTATCCACATTCAGAGGAGATTAAGATTGATATGcataaatgatgaaatacagtctgacatgtcatttttttgagGCTTGAAACACTTTTATTACGAAGGACCTTAAAGATCAATCTGACAAGCAAACACATATCCAGCAGATGAAGGActgatgtttttaataattAGCTAAAAGGATGATGCTTTGATGCAATGatgcttttttgtttccatACACACAAGTGTATCTGCTATTCCTGTCACTGACCCCTATAACAACAGAAATGTCTCATCTAATTTATGTTCACATCCTCCCAGGCCAAGCTGAAGGTCACTTGCAGGTAGgagactctgtgctgtgggctAATGAGGCTATTAAAAGACATGAGCAGCTTGAAAGAAGTGTCTTTGGCCCCTCTGTGACGAGACGGTAGAGCCAGCTCTGAGGAAAACCAAAGTAAACAGCTGTATTcagcccccttccccctgcGGCACTctctgctgtttaaataaacCATTTCTTGTCTTCATTAGCTGAGCAGCTGTTGAACACTGATGTGTAGGTATCTGATAAACACCGGAGAAAATGCTGTCCTCTGagaacacatcaaaacaaactgGTCAACTTACTTTCAACAGCCAGCCTTTCAGCTAAGCTGAAATTGcaggttatttttaaattgtttatttttagcacAGTATTACTACTATTTcaacatatttgtgtttttgtttctcattgATGAGTTCAGGACCAAATGGTTGCCATGCTTTCTTTAGACGGCACCTTGACAAGGTCACAGAAATCTACCATATTCACCCTCATAAAAATGTCCACTTATCAGAGAAAAGCCACTGGAGATGCTTTATTGAGCttgctttattcattttattgaattatATTGTGGAGGCACAcgaaaaaaagctttttttaaactgcagttcTTCGGTTTGTTGAATTCATACACATTCACCTCCCGTGTACTCAAAGTGATTCATTTTCAAccagtttacacatttttgctCAAACTGAGAAATGTGGATTGTGTTAACTGATTAACAGAGAAGACATTTATCTGTCATCATAATAGTAACCAGTGACTTTCAGCTCCAGCACGAAGGTAAAAACATATGGAAAGGAACAGTAAAAGGAAATGACATCCTCCACATGAAACAAGAATGGAAACTGCAGTTAATGAGcctacatacacatataaagcACTTGattaggaacactatactaatactgggtagggcctccctttgctcttAAAACAGCCTCATttcttcgtggcatggattccacaagatgttggaaacattcctctgagattctggtccatgttggCATCacgcaatttctgcagatttgtcagctgcacattcatgccGCGAATCTCCCGTTcaaccacatcccaaaggtgttctattggattcagatccGGTGAATGCCACTGAAGACcattgaactcattgtcatgttcatgaaaccagtttgaaacgacttttgctttgtgacatggtgcattatcacgctggaagtagccattagaagatgggtaaatggtggccatgaagggatgcacatggtcagcagcaatactcaaataggctgtggcCTTCAAGcgatgattgattggtattaacgGGCCCAgagtgtgccaagaaaacaatCCCCACACCActacaccaccaccaccagcctggactgttgacaaAAGGCAGGTTGGTTtcatggattcatgctgctggcgccaaattctgaccctaccatctgtgtgcctcagcagaaatcgagattcatcagaccaggctacgtttttccagtcttcaacgGTCtagttttggtgagcctgtgcccactgcagcctcagctttctgttcttggctgacagaagcGGAACCCAATGTGGTATTCTGCTGTTAGTAGCCCATCCGGCTCAAGGTTCGACATGTGCATTCTGACCCTGTGCTCACACCGGCAGTGACTTTTATCGCTGTATGTCGCCAAGTCACTGTCGCTGGCTGCAGCTACTCGCTGTGTTGCTGTCACCAGCTTGGGGGCATTGCTAACGTAGATTTGAGAAGGTGGGCTACAAATGTATTGACAGGAGATGCatcaattttcaaataaaaaaaaaatgtatatactaataaatatatatattaaattgtatatttatttaaatgttatatttacattgtctTTGTTATATTCATCAAGGagttatatgtttatatttccTTAAAGGCAGGCCTATTAATATATCGCCCACTATAAGCATGAACCCACAGATCAGGTGCATTCCcgctgaaaaaaatgttttggagggAACTTATTTTCCTGTGAAGTGTGAGCTTGCTTCAAACACTACCGTTTCACCATGGACCGCAAAGTAGCATTCGAAATCGCCGCTGTGGGaactaaaatgctaatataGGAACTAAAGTTTAAGAAAACGTTTCATAGTGAAAGAATATGAGGAACGCATCTGCCCTGATTGGCCGTCGCTCGACTCTGtcgctgctcatttgcataaagttgaactttgcttaccttttttttttgtcgccAAGTCGCAGCGATCGCGTCACCAGGTGACGTGATGTGCCTTGTCACTCAGTgaccattggaaatgaatgacttctggCTGCTTTGACGCTCGCAGTCGCTGCCGGCGTGAGCGCAGGGTGAGATGCTcttctgctcaccacaattgtatcgtgtggttatctgagttactgtagcctttctgtcagctcgaaccagtctggccattctcctttgacctctctcatcaacaaggcgTTTCTGTCCGCAGAACTGCCGCTCACCTGCTGGGGTACCATTATGCAAATAGCTTTTTGATGCCAACCACTCAATTTGAAGTATATTCTTTAAGAATAATTGCTTTTAAGAAGATCGAAAATAAAGCAGAACAGTTGTATGCATGAACTGTTTAAAACATGATGCAAATAAGTTAATGTCAAAAAACTGAAAGCCTGCTAAACAGAGGTACCAATCATGTCATAGTATAAAATGTtcatgcagcacagagcacaatCTGCAATATTCAAATTAAACGTATGAAGAGGTAATAAGCAGCAAAAAAGGTCAACAATGACCACAATAGCTGCTACAACACCTACGTTACATTCTCTTAACCTGCTTCTGAATACTAGATTTATTAAATTCAATACtcattacaaaaatatgaaGCGGTACACAGCACTTGACCAAATAATCTCAGAACAACAGCTCCCTCTACAGGTggcagtgtgaatgtgtgtagcAATATGTTCACAATTATCACATACAGATTCATTACTCAGACACCACTTGAGagtcaaaatttaatttaatgtgccCATACAAAAACAACCAGTCAGTCTCTATATGGTTTCTACAGCACCACAAAAAccacatgtaaaaatgaaaccGACTGTTTCCctaacaaaccaaaaaaattccTCCAAACTGGGTCGCATTTTGTTCCTATTTTGAGCTTTTGTTTTGAACGGGGGGGGGTGAAATATGAACCGAGAGGAACACAAgtcaacacattttcaaatggaatttcaaagatagacagaaagagagagagggagagaatccCATACAACTGCGTAAACAAAGCTTGTTTTCTAAAAGAGGTGctttgacttaaaaaaaaaaaaaaaaaaacacacaaaaaaaaaaggtttagtCGTCTCTGTCTGAGCTCTCACTCCTGCGAGGACTTCCTGAAGGGGAGCGACTGAAATGAAGAAGAGAAAATGGGGTTAATTTCACTTCGGCTTCTTGTTTGAGCGGTGTCTGCGTCAAGAGGTGCTTCTCTTACACCCCTTTTCCTACAGAACAACATACCTTCGTTTCTGAGGTGATGATCTAGATTTTGACCGgctggggaaaaacagaaattcatATTAGTCATATTAAAGTAAGTGGCAACCTGCTGGTCAACTGCATGCACTGCCATGCGTCTGGTGTACATTCAGGCAGAATTTTAGAAGCTAAAACTGGGCACTCAAATCACTGCCACTACCTTATATTTGACATATATTACGTCAAATTGCTAATGCAAGTTAAAATGAGCAACATTCATATGGCTGGCACGCAAATTAAGTATGTGAAGTGTCTGAACAAGTCAGAGAACACAAGCTCCCATATCAAAGTaactttttaaagcaaatttaCTCATCTGTCCTTCATCTCAACACTTGCAAGACGGGCATCATTGACACACACAATGGATGAGCGCTTACACTCACAATGAGCACTGAACTGTTACCAAGCATGCATTAAATGGTGTCATGCACCCCCCAGACTGGGTATTACTGACAGCTAGGACCTCTGTGCATTTCCATCctacagattttctttttttgaagcGCAAAATGGAAACCACAAAAATGATCTTTTCCCCccaaatttgtatttttacttaAGTGGCTGCCCCATTTGTATATTGTAAATTTTAATATTGCATAAATGTCTAATTTGTATTATAATGACACATTCAGTCACGAAAAATAGTGCACACTGAGAAGTACAAAGTGAAATCAACATAACTTGACCGACTGATACAATCGGGAGCCAGTTTCATGGTTTTCTGtctgtggttaaaaaaaaaaaaaaaaaactcctatTTGTCAATAAGAGAAGAATGTAAATTGATGGGAAGCACACAGATAccaggacagcagcagaaaagaGTCGTAGTGATTAAATAGTTGGCTTACCTCCTGTCTGGAGACCCAGACTTGGACCTGCCAACAGAGCCAGACCTGGGAAACATGTTAGCACAAGTTGGTTCTCTCATTCATTTAGGACTAAAAAGGTACAGGGAACACGTGTACATGAAAACAACTGCAAGGGATGGTTGGATGGAAAACGCAGACATCATAATGACACTGCCAGTCCTATCACAATTTTCACTATCACACATTTTCCCTTGGgttcactttaaaataattgacCTTCAtaagaaaacattaaattcaACGTGCAGCTAATCTTTAGAGCAACCCTAGGAGTACATTATAACAGCTTTGTCTTGTCTCTAATATGACAGTTCTGACAATGATAACTTCAATATTATAATGACAGACTGTATGCTGACAGAGACATTATCATTGTTTTATAAATACGAATAAGGTGTGGTCAGCAGTGGAAAGCACATGTTACTGCAATAATAAATGGATGATAATACCGCTGCTAAAATGAGATGTGTGATAGAGATATTCATGATATACACCAAACTACTGGAGCAGTGAGTGAAATAAGAAATCAGATGAAAAATCATTTACCTGCTCCTTGGGCGAGAAACTGATCGGGACCTTGATCTAGACCTTGATCTAGACCTGACaaagagaaaatagaaaaagaaaggatcaaaattaaaaaatactaCAATTCAATCGTGTCTGTCACCGTAACCATCGCTTATTGTACAAGTGAACTCACCTGGACCTCTTGGGTGTTACTGACCGAGATCTCCTTGGAGAATTGGACCGAGATCTACGAGGAGAAAAGGATCTTGACCTGAAACCCAGTGATCAGGAAATGATTAATGGAAGATATGTgcttcagacacaaacacttacTTTCACGACCATGTGTGAAATACAACAATGAAAATTCTTCTGCTGGATCTGTATCCTCTGGACCTTAAGGTAAGCTTCATATGCCAGCTTGAACACTCCAGTCATACACCTCAAAACTACAGCCAGACAGACTGGCTTAAAAGTTTGTGACCGTTCTAAGCAACCCCTGCACAAGGAAAGCAAATTGGAAATTTgctaacaaataaattaaaattgtgCTACTGCAGCACAGCAACGTTAATACTTTCGGATGGCTACTAAGAGAAGTGGTCAGCGGGGAGCGTGGGACGGACGCGGGTCAGCGACGGGCTCACCTCCTGCTGCGGCTGCGACTGCGTGAGCGAGAGTACCTCCTCCCCCGGGAACGGGAATGCGACCGAGAGCGGGACCTGACCACATTCAGGAAGAGTCCGATCAGCGCATGCCAGCGTATGGCTGGAGAGCAGCACATTGTCCGCtatctgcctctgctccacttAAAAACTAAAACATCACGCTAGCACTATACTGTTGCTGTCTCAAAACACATAACAGTACAACAGAAATAGTATTACACGTACACAGTACAAAAAGGTAAAGAGTCTTTACATGTTACTTCAgtctatacatacatacagtctGCATAAAGCAGGCAtttcagtctcataaaataaaaaaaaagcagtacattacattatttttaatattcaaagaaaatgaaaacacattaattGGTACTTGAAATAAACCTTGCAAGTTTGCAGGTCGACCCTCTTTGGACCAAGGTCTAGCAGATCTAGGCGATCTAGAAGTATCTATCAGCCGATCTCTGCATCTAGTCGTGTTCTTCGATCTAACGATGATCGTACTGACAGCCAAATCGCTTCATTGAGGCTTGATAGGTGCGAGGAGGCTTTTCTAGACGGGACTGCGGTCAACCGGGTCGTTCCTCTTTATAAACCGTGGCCCAATTCATAGCCAAATTTATCGGATTGGCGATCATCTGGCACTTTTTCTGCCCCCTATGAAATCTTAAGGTGCAGCTAGGAGTGGCAGGCGCTCGAGGGGTCTGGCCTCTTATGCGGATCACCTCAAGGTCTAGAAGGATCGTAAGTGTCGAATTTGCTAGATGCCTCATGAAATGGTAAAGGCTCGTGACACTCTGAATCAAACGAAGAAACCTGTAAGGTTTTGACCAGGTGGATTATTAATATCGCAACAACATTACAAAAGAATTGTAAtacttgaaaagaaaataagtcAAAGTCAACAATAAagcaacagtaataataacagatTTATACATTCATGTCAACATACAGCCATGTCacttttatatttacttttttttttccacatttactTTAAATCGACAATGAACAGAAAGACCGATAGATCTTGAAGAGCGGCACGTTCTAATGGTGTACTTACCTACTCCGCCGGCGCCTACTGTAGCGGTGGCAGTCGTAGGCATAGTGCCCCTTCTCACCGCATTCGTAGCACCTGTCGTTGGGGTCGAAAGGTCGACGGGTGGGGGGGCGGTCGTAGCGAGAGCGTCTCGGCATTCCGGTAGACAACTCAACTCGAACTCGGGAGCCACAGATTACCCTGAAATAAACAGTGCCAGAGAAGTCTAAATATTAAGAGTACTTTgcgaattaaaaaaaaaataaaatttaaacagaCAGGCATATTGTCAAAATCTGGGACCCTGTGACATGAGTTTCctacagcacaaacagcatATGCTCCATCAATATTATTCTGCAGgacacacaaactgcattttttccattgtaacCCAGCTTCCTTCACTCATCTTGACTGAAGTTTTTCAGCTTTGAGGTGGCTCAAGGAATTGTGtgaattttgacagaaaaacaacTTAAAATGCTGAAGGTATACATACTGACGCTACTGAAAGAGGATTCTTCCACATCTCAGTCTTATCTGAGGAGGAGTGGAAGCTCTTCCTAATGAGGCGTCTGCATAAGACAGGCATCTGAAACAGAGGCCTGTCAGCCCACATGGGTCTCCCAAGTGCAGCTGACAATGCTCCAACTGACAGATGAGGAACAAGCATTTCTGTCAAAGTGTTGCAGCAAGACAAAAAACTGCCGTTATTCCAACACATGAGGTCtggcacaaaaaaagaattatggCCACACATAAACCTCACCAAAAATAATACGTCTGCTACATCTTTCAAAAAATTGTCGGTatatatacaaatgaaaaactcaagatttattaaaaaaaaattttacatttaaaccCAATAATCAAGACTAAAACTTGCGTATGGAGTGTACAACAGACCTACATTGTCTCAGAGgtgaatgttttgattttcatcAGTTCTGAGCAAAGACCTAACCCTTCCATGAATCCATTCAGATGTTTTCCAGATTCATCCGAATGAATAATTACACTCATCTGTGTACTGAGTGATGAACCGCAAAAAGTACTTCTGTCatataaaacagaatataaaaactAATACTCCTTTTCCACTGAAAAGCTGGAACCAGGCAGACTCAGTTAAAGTTCCAGGTGGTTTTCCATAATCTTTCTGTTGTTCAGATGACCGAAAATACCATTTACACACCAGATATTGCATAATAGCTAAGTAAGTAACATCGTTAATCACatcatggttttattttccGTTGGCCATTTCATATATCATGCTGTTCACACCCTCTTGTCAAACTTTCACTGGACTGTAATAGTCAGCTACTTTCTGCCTTAGACAACAGATCCAGGATCATCTTGCCCTCTCCAAACCCCAACTTCAACTATTCAGAGCAAAATCTGGATTCTAATCCAAGATCAGTAGCTATGGGCACAGAACACCTACACCACATCAGTGTCGTGTGATTGCTGCCTGAGTTAGGGAGGGTCTTTGTTGTTCATGAAAACAACACATATGTACTGATATTACTAACATCTGCAAGGAAGAAGCAATAGCATGCAAATTCTCATTTTTACAACCAATACCAAGTTAACATGCattaatagctagctagattttaatgaaataacagTTAACAATTGGGCATTCTCTGACTTGTCCATTTTCACTATGACAGCTAGCAAGCTGGCTTTACATGTCATCTATC
This genomic stretch from Megalops cyprinoides isolate fMegCyp1 chromosome 1, fMegCyp1.pri, whole genome shotgun sequence harbors:
- the LOC118788200 gene encoding serine/arginine-rich splicing factor 7-like isoform X2, which produces MSRYGRYGGETKVYVGNLGTGAGKGELERAFGYYGPLRTVWIARNPPGFAFVEFEDPRDAEDAVRGLDGKVICGSRVRVELSTGMPRRSRYDRPPTRRPFDPNDRCYECGEKGHYAYDCHRYSRRRRSRSRSRSHSRSRGRRYSRSRSRSRSRRSRSFSPRRSRSNSPRRSRSVTPKRSRSRSRSRSRSRSVSRPRSRSGSVGRSKSGSPDRSRSKSRSSPQKRSRSPSGSPRRSESSDRDD
- the LOC118788200 gene encoding serine/arginine-rich splicing factor 7-like isoform X1, with amino-acid sequence MSRYGRYGGETKVYVGNLGTGAGKGELERAFGYYGPLRTVWIARNPPGFAFVEFEDPRDAEDAVRGLDGKVICGSRVRVELSTGMPRRSRYDRPPTRRPFDPNDRCYECGEKGHYAYDCHRYSRRRRSRSRSRSHSRSRGRRYSRSRSRSRSRRSRSFSPRRSRSNSPRRSRSVTPKRSRSRSRSRSRSRSVSRPRSRSGSVGRSKSGSPDRRQKTMKLAPDCISRSSYVDFTLYFSVCTIFRD